The Roseococcus microcysteis genome contains a region encoding:
- a CDS encoding FMN-binding negative transcriptional regulator, whose translation MYTPPAFREDRPEILHRLMAQARLATLVSNGAGGVPDITLLPLMHSPGQGIILGHLARANPHWKALRAAGRAIAIFQGAEGYISPSSYPSKAEHHRVVPTWNYEAVLAEGPVEIVEDAARLHEIVSSLTDLHEGARANPWRVTDAPEDFIQGQLKGIVGMVLRIETLTGKRKLSQNRNAADREGALAGLTTEQAALAHAMRAQQGGE comes from the coding sequence ATGTACACGCCGCCCGCCTTCCGCGAGGACCGCCCCGAAATCCTGCACCGCCTCATGGCGCAGGCCCGCCTGGCCACGCTGGTCTCCAACGGCGCGGGGGGCGTGCCCGACATCACCCTGCTGCCGCTGATGCACAGCCCGGGCCAAGGGATCATCCTGGGCCACCTCGCCCGCGCCAACCCGCACTGGAAGGCGCTGCGCGCGGCGGGGCGGGCCATCGCCATCTTCCAGGGGGCGGAGGGCTACATCTCGCCCTCCTCCTACCCCTCCAAGGCCGAGCATCACCGCGTCGTCCCGACCTGGAACTACGAGGCCGTGCTCGCGGAGGGCCCGGTGGAGATCGTGGAGGACGCCGCGCGCCTGCACGAGATCGTGAGCAGCCTGACCGACCTGCACGAGGGGGCGCGCGCGAACCCTTGGCGCGTGACCGACGCGCCGGAAGACTTCATCCAGGGCCAGCTCAAGGGCATCGTCGGCATGGTGCTGCGGATCGAGACGCTGACGGGCAAGCGCAAGCTCTCGCAGAACCGCAATGCCGCGGACCGCGAAGGGGCGCTGGCCGGACTGACCACGGAACAGGCCGCGCTGGCCCATGCCATGCGCGCGCAGCAAGGGGGCGAGTGA
- a CDS encoding short-chain dehydrogenase/reductase, with protein sequence MELGLRGKRVVITGASKGIGFACAEAFAAEGCDLVLAARQPEEAAARLRARFQLRIEAVTADLSRPEDRARLHDVAAEADILVNNAGAIPSGGIADISMERWMEAWNLKVFGYFHLTQLFLASMRARRQGVICNIIGMAGRAWKPGYIAGTAGNAALIAFTSAVGFDAQKDGVRVFGINPAVTRTERMETQARFRAEQALGDPTRWREMVTGLPYDRPIEPREIAEMAVFGSSARAGYLNGTVVDIDGAGQFKG encoded by the coding sequence ATGGAACTGGGTCTGCGCGGCAAGCGCGTCGTCATCACGGGCGCCTCCAAGGGCATCGGCTTTGCCTGCGCCGAGGCCTTCGCGGCGGAGGGCTGCGACCTGGTGCTGGCCGCCCGCCAGCCGGAGGAGGCCGCGGCCAGGCTGCGCGCCCGCTTCCAGCTGCGCATCGAGGCCGTGACGGCCGACCTCTCGCGCCCCGAGGACCGTGCCCGCCTGCACGATGTGGCGGCCGAGGCCGACATCCTGGTGAACAATGCCGGCGCCATCCCCTCGGGCGGCATCGCGGACATCTCGATGGAACGCTGGATGGAGGCCTGGAACCTCAAGGTCTTCGGCTATTTCCACCTGACGCAGCTTTTCCTGGCCTCGATGCGGGCGCGGCGGCAGGGCGTCATCTGCAACATCATCGGCATGGCGGGGCGGGCCTGGAAGCCGGGCTACATCGCGGGCACGGCGGGCAATGCGGCGCTGATCGCCTTCACCTCCGCGGTGGGCTTCGACGCGCAGAAGGATGGCGTGCGCGTCTTTGGCATCAACCCGGCCGTCACGCGCACCGAGCGCATGGAAACCCAGGCCCGCTTCCGCGCCGAGCAGGCGCTGGGCGACCCCACGCGCTGGCGCGAGATGGTGACCGGCCTGCCCTATGACCGACCCATCGAGCCGCGGGAGATCGCGGAGATGGCCGTCTTCGGCAGTTCCGCCCGCGCGGGCTATCTCAACGGCACCGTCGTGGACATTGATGGCGCCGGCCAGTTCAAGGGGTGA